The genomic segment TTGCAGCTTCTGTTATTCCAAGAAAAGCACTTAAAGCAGATGGTAATGCTATAGCTTTTGTTTTTGCATTCTTTGTTTTAAAGTATACAGCTAGTGCAGCACCACCTTGTGAAAAGTTTGCCATTGCCCATATAGGAAGTAATGTATTAGCTCCTGTATCGGCTAATAATGAAAGTTCAATAGCATGGAAGCTATGGTGAATTCCAGTCATAACTATAATTGAATAAGTTCCACCAAATAATACTCCAGCTAATAACCCGAATTTACCAATTGCAACAGTTAAGAACATGCTTATTCCTTTCCCTATAACCATTGCAAAAGGTCCAACTATAGATAATGCTAAAAATCCTGTTATTAAAACAGTTAAAAATGGGGTTAAAAATATATCTAGTACTTCTGGAACAATTTTTCTAATTCTTTTTTCTATAAGACTCATAATCCAAATTACAAGTAAAATTGGTATGACAGTTCCTTGATATCCTACTAGTGGCATATCTATTATCCCACCTAATATTCGCATAGACTTATACCCGCCACCTATTGTCCACGCATTTTGAAGTTCAGGATGAATCATTATTCCCCCAATAACAGCCGCTAAATATGAATTAGTTCCAAATTCTTTTGCTGAACTAAATGCTACCAATATTGGGAGGAATATAAATGCTGATGAACTAAACCAATCTAGCATTAACCACCACCAAGTCCCGGACAATGACTCAAGACCAAAAGCCTTTAGTGCTCCTAATGTTCCCATTAATAGTCCCGATGCTACAATTGCAGGAATTATAGGAACAAATATATTTGATAATACCCTTGCTATCTTTTGAATTGGGTTTAGCTTTTTCATAGCATCTCTTTTTACATCTGAAGTACTAACTTCATCTATATTTGCTTCTAAAGCAAACTGTTCATAGACTTTATTTACAATACCCTGACCTAATATTATTTGGTATTGTCCCCCATTTAAAAAGCTCCCTTTCACTAACTCTAAATTTTCAATTTTATCTTTTTTTATAAGACTTTCATCTTTTAGAACCAACCGTAAACGAGTTGCACAGTGCGCTGCACTGTCTATATTTCCCCTTCCACCTATAAGTTCTAATATTTCACTAGAAGTTTTCTTGAATAACATATCCTTACTCATAATACTTCCCCCTTTATAATTATAAATTGTTTAATGATAATGGTATCGTTCCCATAACGAATAAAAAAATAAGTTTTAATTAAATCTTCTCCTGCGGAGCTACAATATTAACGACTGATCTTAAATTTTATGGTATCGTTCCCATAACGAATAAAAAAATGTAAGCTACTTAAATGTTTACATTTTCATTTTATACTATTTCTTACCTCAAGTCTATAGCCTAATTTAATATTTTTTACATTTTCTTTTACATAGTCTATATTTTTGTTTAACAACTCCATCATTATTTCTGCACTTTTTTCTCCAGCTGTTTTATAAAAATAATGCGCTGTTGTAAGTTTAGGAGTTACTACTCTAGATATTTTTGAATCTCCGATACTACAAATGGATATATCTTCAGGGATCTTGTATCCTATCTCTGTGAGGTATTGCATTGCTCCTATGGCTATATTATCAGTTACAGCAAAAATTGCTTTTGGTTTTTCAGTTTGATCCATTAATTCCGCTGCTAATTTATACCCAGAATCCATAGTAAAATCACCTTTTTTCAAAAACTCTTGTTTACATGAAACACCATATTCTTTTAATGCGTCCATATAGCCTCTTTTTCTTTCAAACCCAACAGAAATATCTTCTTCAGTAACTCCTATAAATGCTATTTCTGTATGCCCTTTGTTTAAAAGTAGCTTAACCATGTCCTTAGACGCATTGTAATCATCATAATAAACGCAATGAAAATTTTCAGTTTTTTGAGCTACTACAACCATTGGAAATTCTATACTAGCCATAATCCTTAAATGCTTTTCTGTTAATTTTGTTGCCATGAATATTATGCCGTCTACTTGATTGTTTTTAAATATCTCTAAATACTCAATTTCCTTGTCTACACTTAAATTTGCATTTGCAATGAGTATATCATAACCATATTTAGATACTTCATTTGATATCCCCTCAACAACTCTAGAAGCAGTTTCTGTGCTTATTTTAGGAACAATAACGCCAATAAGGTTTGTTATTTTGGTTCTTAGAGTTTTAGCCTGACGAAGAGGCGTATATCCTGTACTCTCTATTATCTCTTGTATTTTGAATCTATTTTCACTACTGACGTATCCATCATTTAAATACCTAGATACCGTAGACTTAGATACACCAGCTAACTTTGCCACTTCTATAATATTCATAATTATCACCAACTAAATATATTTTACTCTTATCTATATAGTATACTTTTACTCCTATGTATAATCAACCTTTTAATGAACTTTAAGACAGCTACTAAAAAGGGGGCGTATTTGTATTGGGAGGTATAAGTTAAAAATTAATATTAGAGAAAAAAAATAATTAACAAGGGAATTTGAACAAATCCCCTTGTTAATTATGATAATTTCCATTTTATACTTATAGATTATCTACCAACTAATCCTCCACCATTACCAGATGCTGGACTTTGTGGTCCATAAATTGGTGGTCTCTTAGCATTCTTTTGACTTGAAGATTTCGCTTTTTTTTCTTCAATAATTTTTTTCATTATTTCCATGTTTTTGTTTATATTATTTTTCATATTTTTTACCTTCTTTTCTTTATTTTTTACATCTTTTATATATAAAAAAACTAACTTCTACCTTCTAATTTAATATTAATAGTAAATATTTTCAAGGTATGATTTATTATTTTATTAATCTATTATACCCTAAAAACAATCCTTTGAGTGACACCTATTAACTAATATTTAAAAAGTAATTATCTTTACTTCCAATCTTTATAAAGAGTCAGATTGTTGTCAAAAACTGGGTCAGTTTTAATAGTAATATTATTTATTTATTGACAATTCTTTTTTAATATGATATATTCTTTTTTAATATAACTTATAATTTGATGACGAGAAAGAGTACGTTTTAGTATCTGTTCTAAAGAGAGTTGACATTTGGTGAGAGTCAACGTTCAGTCTATATCCGAAAATCATCTCTGAGAAGTAAACCTGAAATATAATAAGGTTTAATGGTTGTCCACCATTACAAGGAACAGATATCGATTGGTATCTTGCTAAGTGCTATTAAAGTTATTCATTATAATTTTAATAGATTTAGGGTGGTAACACGTGCATACTCGCTCGTCCCTTTTATAGGGACGGGCTTTTTTTATTTTAAGGGGGTGGTTTAGTGGATAGCGACATTGATATTAGCGATATAATACCAAAATTTAAAAAAAATAATATTTATGGAGGAATTACTATGAATAAATTATCAAGAAAAAGTTTAATGCTAGTTAGTTTAATGCTATTTTCAATGTTTTTTGGAGCTGGAAACTTAATCTTCCCTCCTGTACTTGGACAAATGTCAGGTACAAATCTTTTATTTTCGTTATCTGGCTTCCTTGCCTCTGCAGTAGGTCTACCGATCCTGGCTGTAGCTGTTGTTGCAAAAGCTGATGGTCTTCAAAATTTAGCTAGCAGAGTTAATAAACCCTTTGCGCTCGTTTTCACATTGTTAATATATTTATCAATAGGACCATTTTTAGGCATACCTCGTGCTGCAAGTTTGTCTTTTGAAACAAGCATAGCACCATTTTTACCAGCATCAGTTATTGGTGGAGCTTTACCTCTTTTTCTATATACATTGTGTTTCTTTGGTTTAGCTTTTTGGCTAAGTATGAATCCTAATAAATTAATGGATCGTTTTGGGAAGGTACTAACCCCTGCTATCTTAATACTTATATTAATTGTATTTATAGGTAGTTTAGTAAAACCAATTGGTAGCTTCAATGCTCCAATTGGAGATTATGCTAGCTTTCCTGTGTTAAAAGGATTCTTGGATGGATACATGACTATGGATGCCATCGCTGCACTTAATTTTGGTATAGTTGTTGCATTAGTTTTAAAGAAACAAGGAATTACAGATGAAAAAGCTTTAAGCTCCTATACAATAAAAGCTGGACTTATAGCTGGTCTTGTTTTAACTGTAATATATCTAATGCTTTCATGCCTAGGCGCTGCTGCTCAAACTAGATTTGGTGCTACAAAAAATGGAGC from the Clostridium sp. CM027 genome contains:
- a CDS encoding sucrose-specific PTS transporter subunit IIBC, coding for MSKDMLFKKTSSEILELIGGRGNIDSAAHCATRLRLVLKDESLIKKDKIENLELVKGSFLNGGQYQIILGQGIVNKVYEQFALEANIDEVSTSDVKRDAMKKLNPIQKIARVLSNIFVPIIPAIVASGLLMGTLGALKAFGLESLSGTWWWLMLDWFSSSAFIFLPILVAFSSAKEFGTNSYLAAVIGGIMIHPELQNAWTIGGGYKSMRILGGIIDMPLVGYQGTVIPILLVIWIMSLIEKRIRKIVPEVLDIFLTPFLTVLITGFLALSIVGPFAMVIGKGISMFLTVAIGKFGLLAGVLFGGTYSIIVMTGIHHSFHAIELSLLADTGANTLLPIWAMANFSQGGAALAVYFKTKNAKTKAIALPSALSAFLGITEAAIFGVNLKFRKPFLAALAGGAVAGAYVVLTKVAMNAIGLTAIPGLTIVKPDSMVNYIIGLIIALVVSFGTTYVLGIEE
- a CDS encoding LacI family DNA-binding transcriptional regulator; this translates as MNIIEVAKLAGVSKSTVSRYLNDGYVSSENRFKIQEIIESTGYTPLRQAKTLRTKITNLIGVIVPKISTETASRVVEGISNEVSKYGYDILIANANLSVDKEIEYLEIFKNNQVDGIIFMATKLTEKHLRIMASIEFPMVVVAQKTENFHCVYYDDYNASKDMVKLLLNKGHTEIAFIGVTEEDISVGFERKRGYMDALKEYGVSCKQEFLKKGDFTMDSGYKLAAELMDQTEKPKAIFAVTDNIAIGAMQYLTEIGYKIPEDISICSIGDSKISRVVTPKLTTAHYFYKTAGEKSAEIMMELLNKNIDYVKENVKNIKLGYRLEVRNSIK
- the brnQ gene encoding branched-chain amino acid transport system II carrier protein encodes the protein MNKLSRKSLMLVSLMLFSMFFGAGNLIFPPVLGQMSGTNLLFSLSGFLASAVGLPILAVAVVAKADGLQNLASRVNKPFALVFTLLIYLSIGPFLGIPRAASLSFETSIAPFLPASVIGGALPLFLYTLCFFGLAFWLSMNPNKLMDRFGKVLTPAILILILIVFIGSLVKPIGSFNAPIGDYASFPVLKGFLDGYMTMDAIAALNFGIVVALVLKKQGITDEKALSSYTIKAGLIAGLVLTVIYLMLSCLGAAAQTRFGATKNGAQTLTNVVSYLFNANGLIILGLTFGLACLTTCVGLITSCSEYFSRMVPKVNYKIWVTAITLFSMLFANVGLTKLLSISVPVLTVIYPMAIVLIVLAFSHNLFKGYSSVYSFSMLFTAVFSIFDSLDQVGLKMSFLSSIPLFKQGLVWVVPSLVGAVIGWSFSMVKDFSFSKEISLNKYNK